The sequence below is a genomic window from Haematobia irritans isolate KBUSLIRL chromosome 3, ASM5000362v1, whole genome shotgun sequence.
gaaagctatatatgggagatatatctaaatctgaactgatttcaactaaattaggcacgcatagctacaatgctaattctactctctgtgcaaaatttcaactaaatcggagcaaaaaattggcctctgtggtcatatttgtgtaaatcggcctaaagctatatatgggagctatatataaatctgaaccgatttcaaccaaatttggcacgcgtagctacaatgctaattctactctctgtgcaaaatttcaactaaatcggagcaaaaaattggcctctgtggtcatatttgtgtaaatcggcctaaagctatatatgggagctatatataaatctgaaccgatttcaatcaaatttggcacacattgctacaatgctaaatctacttcgTGTGCAAATTGGcaacaaaattgggccaaaactctggcttttaggaccatattagtccatatcgggcgaaatatacatatgggagctatatctaaatctgaaccgatttcaatcaaattttgcatacttgactatacgactaagtgttatgtttgtacaaaatttcaagcaaatcggtataaaactctggttgTCGCCTTTTTGAATCTCATTACTATTCTTATatgacaaaatatatatggtatAGGCAGATGGACACACAGGATTATAATGACTCAGGATGTAATGTAAAGCTCCTGCTGTTATCCCGTGGAAAATTATTTACACCTTAGGGAAACCTCCCGAATTGACAGACACAATTTTGCCTGACTCAAGAGGGGACTTACAGCTCATgttattaactttattttaaaagtaTATACAACTACAATGGACATTAAAATTAGCCTCTTATAAGTAAACACCtcaaaaatatgaacaaaatgtAGGTAAATATAGTGCTTAGGTAAATATAGGCTTCGCTTTTTGTAACAaaagataaattaaatattttaaattaattactgACTTAGGCAAATTTCATATTAATAATAGACAATACCATGTCGACCTACTGACTTACGTCAATAGATTAATACAGTAATGtagcgcaaaaaaaaaacaaatccaaaataTCGTTGTCATGCATACCTTTTGCAGGCAATCGGTCAAATTAGGAAAATCCCAATTTATGGGTTTTTTaacaaactcaattttttttgcaatattgaTTCATACAAAGCTAGCAATGCTGCCGCCAACGGTGGCTGTACTACTAGACACGCATTTAGTCACACTATTTTAATCAAAGTTGTAGTGTAAGCCAACCACCCAGCTAGACGAAgacgaaaaaaaatctcataaaaaattttcctttagggaaaagtttgacaataacAATTAGCATAACAAAGCTTGTCATAAACTTAATAAcgataatttataaatatttgtagacaAGACACACATTCCACCGCCCTCCCTAGACCTCAACCAACCACAAGATAAAACTTCATACCTTGCTAGCTAGATACAAACACCTTGGCATAGTACCGGCATAAGAGAAAACCGCAATTCGCAACCGCTAgaaaataacaataattcaTAGCCACTAATATTCggttattttcgttttttttctctCGTCGTCTATCCTCTCAACAAACAAATTAACAAACGAACGAACTAACTAACGAATGTAAATCAAACAGGTGGTGTTGGTTGCTAATATAACGCAACCACCAGAGAGATATCAACAAAACGGCAAACCTAAAACAACTCAATTTTCAACAAAGTGTGCCGTTGCCAGCATCACAGAGATTGCAGCAACGACAACAACGGTGGTCACCATTCCAATCATATTATAGCTATCACACAAGAGGACATACACCACCTAGGAGGAAAAGGAGGAGTAGGAGACATCAGTATTGCCAGAGACCAGAAGAGCTAGACTGGCAATTACAACCTTGTCTCAGGAgcactaaaaaatacaaaaattcttgTCATAAGAGTAACTGCCCAAAACCACAGTCACATAGCTTTGGTGGTTGTCAACAACAGCAGCACCATCTTAGCGACTACTACAACTACCTCTATTACAACTTTGGCATTTGGTGCCTCCGCATTGGGTGTATGTTAAGTCTAGGCACGcataaaatctacaaaattaccTCCTTAACTACAGACAGTTACAAACCTCTATTTGTTTTGATTACCATGTTATTAACAGTATTAAGTGTACAGCAATCAAGTGCAGCAGTGATACCACtggcagcagcaacagcaaagGCAGCATCACTACAACAGCTTGCCACAGCCATAACACAACGACATAATTTACAGCAACACCATCCACCACCAGATCATCCGTTGAATGTGCCTTACCATCATCGGCATAattatcgtcatcatcatcgtcgtttGCAACAACATTTGAATCAGCAGCATCCGCCACAACCACATCCtgaaatacatttaaatttgttaCTTGATACCAATGGTGATCATGATGATTATGGTCATCTTCTTGGCCAATCAGAGACTGATATTGATAACGTAGAGAGACTATTACACAAACGTCATATGGATTTTGCAACCTATTATAGAAAAACTATGAACTCTGATAATATCGAATGGTATAATCCATGTGGCGGACATCATGTAGATGTTAATAAAAAGCCAAAGGCTAAGTCAAAACCTCCAATTAAGAAGGTAAGAAtttgaattattatatttgattaaaaaaaatatcaattaagagATTTTCATCatacatacaaaaatatatcaataacatttttctacttaaaaattattcaattcgaaataattaaaaaaatcatttaaaaatttaattcattcaacctttgttttaattaaaaaacatatacaaattaattgtaacaattaagcttttatttggatcaagtaattatacccttcacctctactgtggcgcaaggtataataagttcgtgcatttgtatgtaacgtcaagaaggaaAAGCCTTGAGAGCCATCGATTAGAATACCAATCGTCTaggaattgaattctgagtcgattttgcTATGTCCGCCTGTATATCTGTCTgtccttctgtctgtctgttcatgtatttttgtgtgtaaagtacATGTCCCAGTGTCcggccgatcgtcctcaaatttgctataggatctTTTTCTGGTCAAAGACaaccgctattgattttggaagaactctgttcagatttagatatagctgccatatatatagttatcaccgatctggtcataattggcgtgtttattaaccgatgttcttcaatccGAATATTTTCTGAGTCctggaaaacttgcaaaatataagccaaatctgttcagatttagatatagtaactcccatatatattttccctCCGATATCCAcataatatcaaaaatttttttttttttagattgtgATTAAACTCCCGTAAACATGTACCCTTTAATGTtcctaaatatggaaatgcggtataTATCTCCCAAATCTATATCAATGATACccaacaaatgcttatgtttactacttcagtaggtgtggtttagggtatgatatagtcggtcccgctcgactttctactttacttacttgttgttAGTTGGCTAATCTTACATCGGCCAAATTATGGTTGGCATCGACTGTTCCCCACACTAGATTTCACCATGTGGAGCTTTCACCTAACCTAGTGCCTTGTGGTGGAAATGCAACCACAGATGGCACCACAGCTCAGTTCGCCCTAATAAAAATTCTACATTCTCACttaacccttgtgtatgtgataacaccggaagcgataccagcgtgataAGGTCCCGTGGGACCTATAATAAAAAACggatggtagagaggttatccctacgatatttttcgattatttactATAGGTGGAGGTGGAAAATTGCAATATCTTTACGCTGCTTTTTTAAGTGCGCTGAAACCACTAATGCAATTAGTGGTAGGTCCCATTGGACCTAATCAAAcagaatcgcactaaactttttaaaatacctataaaaaccgatttaattattcaatcacataaaaatgtacagttttcaacttaaaacactttcatacaagaagtcataaatCATCACGCTGCAAATCATGcaaaagataaagttatgtaggaataaaaatcaaaaaggtccagcgggacCACATCACACAGAGAAGGGTTAAttgacttaaaaaaaatcagaaattttctttaatataaaaaaattcaatgcaAACGCCAATAGAATTTTATACAGTTTGACATTCTTATATAAGATATGTATGTAGATTTCATATGCAATAATTAATTTCTGCCAGAAGTATGATCTATATATTATCTCACCtcattttatgagtttatagagACTTGTCTCGTCTATgacaataaatatattaaaggCCGATTTTCAATTACTGGTTTTTCGCTTAAATTTTAACTACTgctactaaattttcaatgccACCAACTAATACCTTTAATACATCACAAAATGTATTTTctgctttttttcttcaatgatGTATACTCTTTCAAGTCAAGATTCACAAAGACCAGCGTCGATATCGTTTGCGACTAGATTCCTATGAAGCTCTAAAATGTACGTCCGCAAGACTTCGTATTTATTTAGGTGGAAACGCAAAACTTATGAATCCGATTCATTGTGAATTATCATTCTCAATTGTAAACATTGCCATAACATATACGGCtcaaatttgtaaagaaaatatcaaatatattattatatatttaacaaGGTGGCTGCCACAAGTCAAAGTAGAAGACAGAATGGCGcgaataagaaaaattaaaaagtccCATCCGTCGAAAAGCTAATGGTCAACTTATTCTGCTTGTCATGGGAGAATTTGGCCTTGGAATATCTGGCCATTTTCTGAGATTCACAAGgtgtaaaaaaaacgaaacccaTCAAGTGGACAGTATTTTGAAACTCCCTTTGTTTTCCTATTGTCTCCCCTATTCTTAAATGCGTACCCTAATAGGAGAACTTGGGTTTTCATACTATCCTTCGTGGTAGATGTATTGGGCTGGTGGCTTTTCATTTAATTCTTCATGGTAGATGTCTTCTACAACTGGACATGACTCATAAAAAGGTGGCGGGTTTGTCACCCTACACAGTAAAAATTCAAGTACGATCTCAGgattttaattgattgaaatcAAAGGTTCGAGTTTTGCAAATGTCAACATTATGAACCTCCCAAAATTTGGAGAGGTCAactttataatttttcaaaatttcaaaattttttcgtcAATTTTACTTGGAATCAATAGTTGATTAGTTGAAATTTAAGAGAGTGGTAGGGAAAAAAACCTTTGCGAGTTTTATAGCCACAATTTACTAGAAGTTAGAATTGTTTTGAAACAAATGACAGGGCTATGGTTTTATAGAACTAACCTTGTAATACACTTataaattacaatattttttctatttaaatcaaattaatatgcttcttcttctttttcagaTATTACGTACATTAAAAAATGCAACTGTTCGCGTTTATAATAGCCTTAATGTCCACGAATTAAATGCCATTGTTATTCGAAATATGAGTATGTGGGACGCACATGCCCAGGGATACGAATTCTTGCCAATATTGAATGAATCAGTGGTAcgtacaaaataataataattttaaatcattttaatttgatagtaataacaaaatattaatcgattttaaagTTTGGTATATTAGAGTGAATTTCTCATCCGATTGCAATTCGGGTTTTGATCCTTTATTTtatagggtgatttgttaagagttataacaaaattaaaacaaaacacatacaatttaaaaaaaaatcaatggaaTCTTTATCTGAAATGATGTTCATATAATTTAAggtttgaagattatttcatgcaaattttgaCCGCGACTGTCCCTCAAATGGTCCATCCACTTAGTGCAAATTTGggataatttttctttcttctGCGTGACATGTGCCATCGTCTTGAGCCAACAAAAAAACATGGATATTATCTCACGGTAGCGCCACTATTCACGGTTACATTACGATTTGCATCATCTTTCAAGAATTACGATCCAATGTCACCAAACCATAAACCGTAACAAATTTAGACTTTTTCTGGATGCAATTCAAAATTTGCAAGCGTTGATCGTTTGTAAGACTGtttaaaccagtgttgccaaaaaCATTATAGCTAAAGAATAAACCTTTAAAAATCTCTCTAGATTGGATACTCTAAACAACAGAGACCAAAATTCGGTAGGTGATCAACATCATTAACAATaggtcacatcggttcataccgACATCCGTGAAATTTTGAAGGTAATGAAAGAATTGTTAATATCGGCCCATATATCCCCATATACACAAAAGCCTGCATTAATCTGCTTGTCGCGGAAAATTTAGGTCATTACCTTAAGTAACAATTAATTACTCATATAATTGCTGATGAAagatctaataaaaaaaattgtaaaattaacaTTCAAGTTTCAATTTCACTGACAAATGGAATTAAACTTGACAACATTGTTTGTTTCATTTGTAGCTGATTGAGACGTTTATGTCGTGTTCGGTTGATTAGATAATCAATCATTCAACTGTGCTGAGATACTCAGCGatcaaaatattgcaaaataatgatgattggaaaaatatacatatatgtacttAGGAGATGAGAGACTATGTTATTCGAAAGAGGCAGAGACAATGTCTTTCAATAACTGTCGAGATGAAAGATTTTCAATTGATGAGGAAATTTACCGGCAAATGTTAAATGATTTTAATGTAATATGGGTAATTGCTCTGGGTAAAAAGCTCTgagtgaaaagaaaaaaatccattaacATCAACATTTTCTTGCTCTTTACTTGTTGCGCTCATTTCCTTAGGGAGATGAGGGAGTATCCCAGAGAGAGAGACAGTACTTGtggagaaataagattttccatTGATGAGGAAATTTACCGGCAAATGTTAATTGTCCCTCTGTGCAATAAAAAATCCCCTTTTATATTACCATCAAATTGCCTTCAATCGAACCCCCACCCACAATGTAAGATAACAGCTTGTTTTTGAACGATAACACAAGCAGCTAACCTCAAGCAACATTGATTCAATTGTTGCTGGCAATAATGTTCGATATTCACACAATTATTATGTGTTAACATACAGACGAACAAATGTAATCAAATTGCCTGTACTCACAGTGTAGTCATCAAATTAGCTGGAAATTCCTTAACCACAGCACAACCGCTCTTTTTGACGTCACAAGCTCGGCAAACAATGCTAGAATGGTGGAAAAATAAAGCCAAGCGCTGTGGTTAGAATATGAATGACGAGAGTTTTGATTACATCCTCTCCCCCGTTGAATTGTGTGAAGCAGCTGATGCCTCCATCACAGTGGTCACGGTACCAAGAGCACATGATTTTTTTCCATCAACACCTCTCCCGTCGTTTCCCCTTTTTTCATTCCATCGTGGTTTCTTCTCATAAtagttaagcatatcaaatgtgAATACTTTCCAACTAAACCAATATACAATAATACGGTCGCGTCTACAA
It includes:
- the LOC142230447 gene encoding uncharacterized protein LOC142230447 → MLSLGTHKIYKITSLTTDSYKPLFVLITMLLTVLSVQQSSAAVIPLAAATAKAASLQQLATAITQRHNLQQHHPPPDHPLNVPYHHRHNYRHHHRRLQQHLNQQHPPQPHPEIHLNLLLDTNGDHDDYGHLLGQSETDIDNVERLLHKRHMDFATYYRKTMNSDNIEWYNPCGGHHVDVNKKPKAKSKPPIKKILRTLKNATVRVYNSLNVHELNAIVIRNMSMWDAHAQGYEFLPILNESVKSLRRWHREMQYYVAAFYYLHRAQLYWDYNKNMKESQTSHELYLLRNNAREILCNIENAINITNNYSKVNTIIDKLFIPRERMESHLSSFKEEIQLVSPLYWNPSQPFDESYVMNDINLRFAKSRYLKYIRKFIRFLRNITKQKGPIHLHGMHKKEANNKKLPKDPVKINEQNKERKNMKRRKSSLE